In Lycium ferocissimum isolate CSIRO_LF1 chromosome 11, AGI_CSIRO_Lferr_CH_V1, whole genome shotgun sequence, a single genomic region encodes these proteins:
- the LOC132035933 gene encoding uncharacterized protein LOC132035933 — translation MAEDLSKGNRRDPGWKYNHLQNPNDTTRVTCNFCGKTTRGGINRAKQHLIGNFRNAAKCLNCPQEVRDELRNYMEEKKLRKEVYTNEFSGFDEFDYQDDVGGEDEVQETIHKKRGGESFPSSTSKKLAKGKGPMDVFLQRQGTLRQANIKDSCDKEARAMTIQKVARFFYDNGIPFNVARSKVLRKQLRSVGRYGPNLKPPMFMESIDASSFVKTGEKLCELLDRYVERVGEQNVVQVISDNGSNFVLAGQLLQRKRRHIYWTPCAAHCIDLMLEDIGKIPNIKKTLQRAIALVGFIYGHSGVLNMMRDSTKNKELVKCGITRFATSFLTLQRSHCQKTNLRAMFTSDKWMISRWSKLPKENL, via the exons ATGGCAGAGGACTTGTCTAAAGGCAATCGAAGGGATCCTGGCTGGAAATATAATCATTTGCAGAATCCTAATGACACTACAAGAGTCACATGCAATTTTTGTGGAAAAACAACCAGGGGTGGAATTAATAGGGCAAAACAACATTTGATTGGGAACTTTAGGAATGCAGCAAAGTGTTTAAATTGCCCACAAGAGGTTAGAGATGAATTGAGAAATTACATGGAGGAGAAAAAATTAAGAAAGGAAGTCTATACTAATGAATTTTCTGGATTTGATGAGTTTGATTATCAAGACGATGTCGGTGGAGAAGATGAAGTCCAAGAGACCATTCATAAGAAAAGAGGTGGAGAAAGCTTTCCTAGTAGCACTAGTAAGAAATTGGCCAAAGGAAAGGGACCCATGGATGTGTTTCTACAAAGGCAAGGAACACTTAGGCAAGCAAATATCAAAGATTCATGTGATAAAGAAGCAAGAGCAATGACAATTCAAAAAGTTGCTCGCTTCTTTTACGATAATGGGATCCCATTCAATGTTGCTCGCTCAAAAGTTTTAAGGAAGCAATTGAGGTCAGTAGGAAGGTATGGTCCAAACTTGAAGCCTCCAA TGTTCATGGAGTCGATAGATGCTTCCTCATTTGTTAAGACTGGAGAGAAGTTATGTGAATTGCTTGATAGATACGTGGAGCGCGTTGGAGAGCAGAATGTGGTTCAGGTTATAAGTGATAATGGCAGCAACTTTGTGTTGGCTG GTCAGCTCTTACAGAGAAAAAGAAGACACATATATTGGACTCCGTGTGCAGCCCATTGTATAGATCTTATGTTAGAAGACATCGGGAAGATTCCAAACATTAAGAAGACCCTTCAAAGAGCAATCGCCCTTGTCGGTTTCATTTATGGGCACTCAGGAGTCTTAAATATGATGAGAGATTCCacaaaaaataaagagttgGTGAAATGTGGGATTACTCGATTTGCAACAAGTTTTCTGACTTTGCAACGGTCGCATTGTCAAAAAACTAATTTGCGAGCAATGTTTACATCTGACAAATGGATGATTAGTAGATGGTCTAAGTTACCAAAGGAAAATCTGTAG
- the LOC132036024 gene encoding uncharacterized protein LOC132036024 isoform X2, with the protein MHLIDKVESLTNQEEVELRSKIQALGLEVTKVPSKSSQNLDELEIAKQLDKLSEKLENVDRMISSAVAEDPQVGSLLSSTADLWMPVITAGSVERRNLNAPVEDDLEVKGKNSQ; encoded by the exons ATGCACCTCATAGACAAG GTGGAATCATTGACTAATCAAGAAGAAGTGGAGTTGCGCAGTAAGATCCAAGCCCTAGGACTGGAAGTTACAAAAGTTCCTTCAAAATCATCACAAAATCTTGACGAG CTGGAGATTGCGAAGCAGTTGGATAAATTATCAGAAAAGCTGGAAAATGTGGATCGGATGATATCCTCAGCTGTCGCCGAAGATCCACAAGTTGGGTCTCTCTTAAGCAGTACTGCTGATCTTTGGATGCCAGTTATTACGGCTGGTTCTGTGGAAAGGCGTAACCTTAATGCGCCAGTTGAAGATGATCTTGAAGTGAAAGGCAAAAATTCTCAGTAG
- the LOC132037306 gene encoding uncharacterized protein LOC132037306 produces the protein MASVHCSSRPSQVVLGFHRPLHTPQPSFNTFHRAFPTHFNFRFNNVVSVHLRQRLLPVTRSNTKPSGESEKSSDASGPPLATILAGLLVFCVVGWIVGSIVMWLISLITNFPPSK, from the exons ATGGCGTCTGTCCATTGTTCTTCACGTCCATCCCAAGTTGTTCTAGGGTTTCATCGTCCCCTTCACACACCTCAACCTTCCTTCAATACCTTCCACCGTGCCTTTCCTACCCACTTCAATTTCAG ATTCAACAATGTTGTGAGTGTGCATCTAAGGCAGAGACTACTACCTGTAacaagatcaaacaccaaaccTTCAGGAGAATCAGAAAAAAGCAGTGATGCATCAGGCCCACCATTAGCCACCATTTTGGCTGGTCTCTTAGTCTTTTGTGTGGTTGGTTGGATCGTAGGATCTATTGTAATGTGGCTTATAAGTCTAATAACTAACTTCCCTCCATCGAAATAA
- the LOC132037084 gene encoding uncharacterized protein LOC132037084: MEEKKLRKEVYTNEFSGFDEFDYQDDVGGEDEVQEIIHKKRGGGSFPSSTSKKLAKGKGPMDVFLQRQGTLRQANIKDSCDKEARAMTIQKVARFFYDNGIPFNVARSKSFKEAIEAVGRYGPNLKPPSYHELRVLLLRKEVELTNEIINKHRQEWLKYGCSIMADGWSDRKQRTLINFLVNSPYGTVFMESIDASSFVKTGEKLCELLDRYVERVGEQNVVQVISDNGSNFVLAGQLLQRKRRHIYWTPCAAHCIDLMLEDIGKIPNIKKTLQRAIALVGFIYGHLGVLNMMRDFTKNKELVKCGITRFATSFLTLQRLHCQKTNLRAMFTSDKWMIGRWSKLQKGKSVAHTVLMTTFWNQVVYILKIMGPLVKLLRLADNEKKPAMGYIYEAMDRAKEAIAKAFEGNIAKYKDIFKIIDERWQCQLHHPLHAAGHYLNPAIEN, from the exons ATGGAGGAGAAAAAATTAAGAAAGGAAGTCTATACTAATGAATTTTCTGGATTTGATGAGTTTGATTATCAAGACGATGTCGGTGGAGAAGATGAAGTCCAAGAGATCATTCATAAGAAAAGAGGTGGAGGAAGCTTTCCTAGTAGCACTAGTAAGAAATTGGCCAAAGGAAAGGGACCCATGGATGTGTTTCTACAAAGGCAAGGAACACTTAGGCAAGCAAATATCAAAGATTCATGTGATAAAGAAGCAAGAGCAATGACAATTCAAAAAGTTGCTCGCTTCTTTTACGATAATGGGATCCCATTCAATGTTGCTCGCTCAAAAAGTTTTAAGGAAGCAATTGAGGCTGTAGGAAGGTATGGTCCAAACTTGAAGCCTCCAAGTTACCACGAATTAAGGGTTCTGTTACTTAGGAAGGAGGTTGAGTTGACCAATGAGATTATAAACAAACATAGACAAGAATGGCTGAAGTATGGATGTTCCATTATGGCGGATGGATGGTCAGATAGAAAACAAAGAACTTTGATAAACTTTTTGGTGAATTCTCCGTATGGAACAGTGTTCATGGAGTCGATAGATGCTTCCTCATTTGTTAAGACTGGAGAGAAGTTATGTGAATTGCTTGATAGATACGTGGAGCGCGTTGGAGAGCAGAATGTGGTTCAGGTTATAAGTGATAATGGCAGCAACTTTGTGTTGGCTG GTCAGCTCTTACAGAGAAAAAGAAGACACATATATTGGACTCCGTGTGCAGCCCATTGTATAGATCTTATGTTAGAAGACATCGGGAAGATTCCAAACATTAAGAAGACCCTTCAAAGAGCAATCGCCCTTGTCGGTTTCATTTATGGGCACTTAGGAGTCTTAAATATGATGAGAgatttcacaaaaaataaagagttgGTGAAATGTGGGATTACTCGATTTGCAACAAGTTTTCTGACTTTGCAACGGTTGCATTGTCAAAAAACTAATTTGCGAGCAATGTTTACATCTGACAAATGGATGATTGGTAGATGGTCTAAGTTACAAAAGGGAAAATCTGTAGCTCATACCGTCTTGATGACAACATTCTGGAACCAGGTTgtgtatattttgaaaatcatgGGGCCTCTTGTTAAACTGTTGCGATTAGCTGATAATGAGAAAAAACCCGCAATGGGGTACATTTATGAAGCCATGGATAGAGCTAAGGAGGCTATTGCAAAGGCATTTGAAGGGAATATTGCAAAGTACAAAGATATCTTTAAGATTATTGATGAAAGATGGCAATGCCAATTGCATCATCCATTACATGCAGCTGGACATTATCTAAATCCAGCTATTGAAAATTGA
- the LOC132037383 gene encoding uncharacterized protein LOC132037383: MTTFWNQVVYILKIIGPPVKVLRLADNEKKPAMGYIYEAMDRAKEAIAKAFEGNIAKYKDIFKIIDERWQCQLHHPLHAAGHYLNPEFFYQNPAIENCTEVTDGLYACIEKLVPSTEVQDKIMTEIPLYTKAEQQFGLLIAKRSRTTRSPVEWWNLYGNSAPHLQKLAIRILGLTASAAGCERNWSVFEHIHTKKRNRLEHQRLNDLVYVKYNRASKARYDLRSVIDPISLDNIDHSNEWLVGRMGVNVEAEDELVFGDDSLTWGDVARASGSADVLTYTRRQKRQELRQLMPQAPELHMLSLLT, from the exons ATGACAACATTCTGGAACCAGGTTgtgtatattttgaaaatcattgGGCCTCCTGTTAAAGTGTTGCGATTAGCTGATAATGAGAAAAAACCCGCAATGGGGTACATTTATGAAGCCATGGATAGAGCTAAGGAGGCTATTGCAAAGGCATTTGAAGGGAATATTGCAAAGTACAAAGATATCTTTAAGATTATTGATGAAAGATGGCAATGCCAATTGCATCATCCATTACATGCAGCTGGACATTATCTAAATCCAGAGTTCTTCTATCAAAATCCAGCTATTGAAAATTGTACAGAAGTAACAGATGGGTTGTATGCTTGTATTGAAAAATTGGTTCCAAGCACTGAAGTTCAAGACAAGATTATGACGGAGATACCACTGTACACTAAAGCTGAACAACAATTTGGCCTTCTGATTGCAAAAAGATCTAGAACAACAAGATCTCCTG TTGAATGGTGGAATTTATATGGTAATTCGGCTCCTCatctccaaaaattagctaTTAGAATTTTGGGTTTAACGGCTAGTGCTGCTGGATGCGAGCGTAATTGGAGCGTATTTGAGCAT ATCCATACCAAAAAAAGGAACAGACTGGAGCACCAAAGATTGAATGATCTAGTGTATGTGAAGTACAATCGAGCTTCAAAAGCCCGTTATGACTTGCGGAGTGTTATTGATCCAATCTCTTTGGATAACATTGACCATAGTAATGAGTGGTTGGTTGGGAGGATGGGCGTTAATGTGGAAGCAGAAGATGAGTTGGTATTTGGTGATGATAGCTTGACTTGGGGTGATGTTGCAAGAGCGTCGGGAAGTGCAGACGTCTTGACATACACAAGGCGACAAAAGAGACAGGAGTTACGACAGCTAATGCCTCAAGCTCCCGAGCTCCACATGTTGAGTCTCTTGACATAG